In the genome of Pseudomonas sp. B33.4, the window CTGTCGCTGCATTGTTTGCGCCTGGCCTCCAGGCCGCCATCGCTGGCAAGCCAGCTCCCACAGTGGACGGTGAGCTTCCTGAAGAAATGCAATCCCCTGTGGGAGCTGGCTTGCCAGCGATGGGGCCATGACCGACAACGCATTCTCCGAAGCCGAGCGCGAAGCGGTTTACAGAGCCATCGCCGAACGCCGCGACATGCGCCACTTCACCGGTGGCAGCGTCGAGCCAGAGCTGTTGCGCCGACTTTTGGAAGCCGCCCACCAGGCCCCAAGCGTCGGCCTGATGCAGCCTTGGCGCTTTATCCGCATCAGTGATCGCACCCTGCGCGGCCAGATCCAGAGCCTCGTCGAAGCAGAACGCATCCGCACAGCCATTGCCCTCGGCGAGCGCAGTGACGAGTTCATGAAACTCAAGGTCGAAGGCATCAACGACTGCGCTGAAGTGCTGGTCGCCGCGCTGATGGATGATCGCGACAAGCACATTTTCGGGCGCCGCACGCTGCCGGAAATGGACATGGCGTCATTGTCCTGCGCGATTCAAAACCTCTGGCTGGCCTCGCGTTCCGAAGGCTTGGGCATGGGCTGGGTCTCGCTGTTCGAGCCACAGGCACTCGCCGATCTGCTGAAATTGCCGGCAGGCGCCAAACCCCTGGCTGTTTTGTGTCTGGGCCCGGTCAAGGAATTCTATCCGGCGCCGATGCTGGTACTCGAAGGGTGGGCGCAGGCGCGTCCGCTCAATGAGTTGCTGTACGAAAATTATTGGGGAGTGAGTCAATGAGTGTGGCGTTGTTGAGTGTCGCCGCAGTGGCGGTGGATGCGCTGCTCGGTGAACCGAAACGCTGGCATCCGCTGGTGGCATTCGGCAATTTCGCCGGGCGCATCGAGCAACGTTTCAACGCCGGTGGCCGTGGCTGGCGCAGCCATGGCGTCACCGCGTGGGTGATCGCGGTGCTGCCGCTAACCTTGC includes:
- the bluB gene encoding 5,6-dimethylbenzimidazole synthase; translated protein: MTDNAFSEAEREAVYRAIAERRDMRHFTGGSVEPELLRRLLEAAHQAPSVGLMQPWRFIRISDRTLRGQIQSLVEAERIRTAIALGERSDEFMKLKVEGINDCAEVLVAALMDDRDKHIFGRRTLPEMDMASLSCAIQNLWLASRSEGLGMGWVSLFEPQALADLLKLPAGAKPLAVLCLGPVKEFYPAPMLVLEGWAQARPLNELLYENYWGVSQ